The Lycium barbarum isolate Lr01 unplaced genomic scaffold, ASM1917538v2 unchr_scaffold_53, whole genome shotgun sequence sequence GCTGATTGATATATTTTCATATGTAAACTTCACTCGCTTAAATGACAGTTGGATATATCGAGAAAGAATGGTTCACTTTACCTTTAGGCGACCTTTTCTCTGTTTCGAGCTGATTGTTCTTGCTATATCGCTGGAGACAACATAACCCGGTCCATGTGCCCAAGGAGGGTAAGTTTCTTCAGGCCATTCCTATACATCAACAAACAATAAGATTGAGTTTCATTTCATGATCAAATTAGTGAGAATTGCAGTTGTTGCTATTACAGATGCCCTTTCCCCATTGCTGACCACTGCAATAGAGTAAGGGTGAAATTGGCTATGAAAGATGAGATAAATGATGAATATGTTCACCTCTGGACTGATAAACCACTTGCTGTCCTGACTCCTATGAGGATGGGAATCTGCATTAATAAGACCATATAGCAATCCACGAGCCACGTTAATCCTCTCCATAGAAGATAAGATTTCATCCACCCGAACAAATGCATCATCATCTGTCTTCATGACAAACTTTGCAGAAACGACCTCTGTCTGTCCAATAGACGATGTCAACAAGGGGAGCACAAGATACTCCATGAGTTAGGAAGAGACAGGATTTTACCCCAAAAACACAGATGGCAACGGTCTTCCAAGTGATAAGACTGTAGTAATCAACAAAAGGCATCAGCTGGATGTCTCCATATGTCCTAGCCTCATTCCAGAGCTCTccattcaccatttggtttttaTGCTACAGATGCATAACAAAGAATATCTTGTCAATTGAAGTTTCACTTATTGAAATCTAATGTGACTTCTAATGAACAGCAGAACATGGAACTATGGCACTTGCAACCCAAGCCCAACCATCCGGTAATTAGGGATCAAATAGGCATCGCCATTGAACACTACATTATCTTCAAACCAATGGTAATTTCACATTATGGAGTACAAAGAAAAGAATCACTCACCAAGCCAACAAAAAACCGCACTGCAACTTGTCCAGACCGCACCGCATCATATTGCATCCACGTTCTACGGACAGCCATTCTACGTTTGAAATTATTTGCGGTAGAAAATACACCAATAAAGAGATCTAGTCTTTTTCGTGGAGGAAGAGGAGCTGCTTTTAAGGCTTCCAAGTCATTTATATGCTCTGAATCCTCTGATGTTGGTAAACCACTTGCGACAACAGAAATTAATTTTATGTCTCCCGATATCCTCACTTCACTTATGAGCCATGGTTCCAAAGTCTGATAAGATATACATCCAAATTAATGGAGATTCCAGTGAAACAGAACAATTATGATGATGCAGAAATAACCATCATAAAATTCTGAGGAACAAAGAGGAGAAAAGGAAAAATGGGGGAAAAGATTACTTCACGGAAAGCAAAAGATGTTATGTGTCTTCCATCTACTGTCATATGAATTCCTTCAGAGCCTACTCTCAGAGTGGCAACCGAGAGATATCCTTGCTTGAAAGGAAAGTATTTTCTTGATTTAGCCCCATCCTGAACAAAGCTAGATTTATTTGTTGCAGTGACATGCCGGGTAGCCATGACATTACCTACCATCTCATTGCATTGGTCTAATTCATCCACTGACAAAAAGGTAAATAATGTTAGTAATAATGCAATGAGCACAGGGTGAACAAGTGAGGACATCAATGAAGCTGAAAAAGATAATAAAAGGAGGCAAACAGAAACATCATCAAGACATCAACCAGAGAATATTGTGATGAAACCTTAAAATGTACCAGTCATATAAACCTGTTATCTTTCTTGGTAGAAAACAGAGGGGCAAAGGATAAAATGCAATTTTAGAAATTATTTCGACTCTCCAGGAAAAAGACCAATCAGATTTTAACAAATTGGAGAAAGGATTTGCAGCATATCTCCTATGGCTTATGTAGCAATGGAGAAATAAATTAATAAGTAGGTTAAAAGGAGACAAAAGTTTATTATCAATATCAACAGGAAAGAGACGATGAAAGAACATACTAGGCGGGCATACTGAAAAAATGAAATTAGGAAATCTTTTTTTATAAGGAATGAAAATAGGAAATCCTATAAGCATTTAAAGAGTACAGACTATCTTCAGAATGTTTAGTATAATATGAGCACACAAATAAAATTCCCAAACATTTGCAGGATCTAGACCTCAACAGCTGACATCGACTTCAAggataataattttatttccaatTATGGCATGCCCAATATGATTGCAGTTAATTGAGCACACAGGAGGATGCAGCATCCTTCTAAAGCACAAAGAGTTGCAAGTCGGTTGAAATAGTTGAAAAAAGTGCTGGGAAATAAGCTTCAAAGCTTGAACTTCTACTTTAAGGAATGAACTTCCTTACTgaaggaaggggggggggggggggggggggggaactatTACCTTTCTTGCACTTTTCATTTGAGGGTAACGGACAGCGCTCCTCTTCACCCCAGTCATGTGCAATTGTCCAGGTGTTTTGTACAATTATGGGATCCTCAGTTATTTTATCACCATGGAGCCTAACATTGTAGTGCAGAATAACAGGAGGCTCTGGTTCACCTGGTAGTGGCTCACCAGTCAAATCCACCCGAAAATTCCCAAGAAGACCATTTGGAATGCCAATTATTGTGATGGAAGAACCCTGAGTCAGACCACAAGGAAGCCGTAACTTAAAGCCGCCCGCATCAAGTTCTGTAGCATTGGTTTTGCTAAGAAAATGAGGACATTGTTTCTGTTTCCCTGCCTTAATTGAACTATCATTTGCATCGAATTTTTTCCTCTCTACTGCACTCATGAGGTTGTTCCATGCAACACTGGCTTCCTTAACTGCCTCTATAGCATTAGGTAAGACTAGATTACGAGTAGTTAACCTTTTCAATTGATACCATGTAGACAGAGATTGTTGCTCCTGAGCTGACAGGTTCCTCTCAATAAAAAGATCAGAGACAACAATTTCAGCAGATATTACTTGAGTAATAGTTTCTGGATGGTGAGCTGCCGGAGGAGCCATAGCATTTATCCATTCAAGAGGATTTGTCATATTGAAGTAGAAAGAACTTGTAACATAACTTTCCTTGACAGGTTTCCTCATCACACAATATCCCAAAACCAAAAACATCAACAGGGATGTAATTAAAATACCACAGTACCATTTCTTAGAGTAACAACTAGTGTTTCCCAACTATCAGGAAGGGAACTACGAAGTAGTAGAGATTGCATTTCGTCTCCAAATGGCATTTCTACACAAGATAATTGATTTACCAGACTCTGGAACTCACTGGTATGTTCGGCAACAGAAGTTCCACTTTTGAGCTTCATATTGACAAGGCGTCTCATCAGAAGGGCCTTGTTCCGAGCTGTCTTGGCCTGGTACATGTCTTCCAACTTCTTCCAAAGGGCATAAGCGTCGATTTCTTGTGCAACGTGGTGGAAGACACTATGGTTAATCCATTGTCGGATTTGACCAAtagtttttctattaattttcttcCACTCTATTGACTTGGGCGGGTCAGGATTAATACCCTTCAGCTCTATTGGATCAAAAAGGTCTTTACAACTGAGGAAATCTTCCATCCGAGGTTTCCACAGCGTGTAGTTGGTAGCCGTGAGCATAATCATACCTCCAGAAGATGAAGTTGACTCGTCAATGGTCATTTTTCACCTTCtgaataattttcaaaaaaattgagGGACCAAACTGCAATTTTTCAAAACTACAAAACTGACCGGTGACGTGGCAGCTGATGCAGGAGCACCaaggtaattcttttctgatgtggaagttcagactatgctgcaaccacagaccatactcagacagaaccttggctctgataccacttgttgggaaatAAAAATAAACCGCAAGAATAATATTcccggtattagtgataaacacggaacactaacttatggttaaatcatcaagaataaaatgcagcaataatgacaccaagatttttacgtggaaacccttctgaataaggggaAAAAACCACGatcaagaggagcagctgatatcactatagcaaggaattttacaccgtgtagtaacgagtacaaatactcctaagaccactacaccctcaaaagaaaagcactcttttgatttttcccacctcactacaatatcactcacactctatttttcctTCACAGACTagtttcttacagtctatggaatacctcactttgctctcactcagatgtattgtctgagattttagTGTGTCTACcaatgatagaaggcttccctatttatagggatgaaatgaacctattgatgtcatttgtgactcaagcaagcacttgacaatttgccaaatacaaggaagatgttttcttccttaaaacaaggaatatgttttcttcctcaaaacaagggaaatgttttcttccttaaaatgagggagacgtttccttcctcaaattatgggatgaaCCCAACAAGAAGTCGTTTTGTCTTTTAGATTTCCTGATTAAAAACATAAGAAGAAAATTGAACATaaacttattaaaaaaaaaacaccacgctaagaaagaaaagaaaaaacaacaTTCAATAACAAAGCAAGAAGCAAAACCTCGGATGAATATGTGTAGAAGCCTCACTTATAGTTGTGTAAAACTTCTAGCAAA is a genomic window containing:
- the LOC132625726 gene encoding beta-1,3-galactosyltransferase GALT1-like; the protein is MFLVLGYCVMRKPVKESYVTSSFYFNMTNPLEWINAMAPPAAHHPETITQVISAEIVVSDLFIERNLSAQEQQSLSTWYQLKRLTTRNLVLPNAIEAVKEASVAWNNLMSAVERKKFDANDSSIKAGKQKQCPHFLSKTNATELDAGGFKLRLPCGLTQGSSITIIGIPNGLLGNFRVDLTGEPLPGEPEPPVILHYNVRLHGDKITEDPIIVQNTWTIAHDWGEEERCPLPSNEKCKKVDELDQCNEMVGNVMATRHVTATNKSSFVQDGAKSRKYFPFKQGYLSVATLRVGSEGIHMTVDGRHITSFAFRETLEPWLISEVRISGDIKLISVVASGLPTSEDSEHINDLEALKAAPLPPRKRLDLFIGVFSTANNFKRRMAVRRTWMQYDAVRSGQVAVRFFVGLHKNQMVNGELWNEARTYGDIQLMPFVDYYSLITWKTVAICVFGTEVVSAKFVMKTDDDAFVRVDEILSSMERINVARGLLYGLINADSHPHRSQDSKWFISPEEWPEETYPPWAHGPGYVVSSDIARTISSKQRKGRLKMFKLEDVAMGIWISEMKKKGLEVKYEKEERIFNEGCRDGYVIAHYQGPREMLCLWQKIEEKKTSFMLWRLTQSSFRLSSEGSEVSITKI